The Rhododendron vialii isolate Sample 1 chromosome 6a, ASM3025357v1 genome includes a window with the following:
- the LOC131328785 gene encoding long chain acyl-CoA synthetase 8, which produces MMEKMDDRVYSSIFKGQGSYGMVGAVLVAIAVPFFLSVILVGKKKAKQRGVPVQVGGEAGFAMRNSRFAKLVEVPWEGATTVAALFEQSCKKHSRERFLGTRKLISRDFVTASDGRKFEKLHLGEYQWETYEQAFERTCNFASGIVNLGHDVDTRVAIFSETRAEWLLAFQGCFRQNITIITIYASLGEGALIHSLNETQVSTVICDSKQLKKLAAISSSLETLKNIIYFEDDDTGGDLNSSGNLSTWKVTPFSEVEKSGKRSPVLPRLPIKKDIAVIMYTSGSTGLPKGVMMTHGNLVATAAAVMPVIPNLGSNDVFLAYLPLAHVFELEAEIVMTAAGVAIGYGSAMTLTDTSNKIKKGTKGDASALGPTLMTAVPAILDRVRDGVSKKVEEKGGFAKKLFSFGYKRQLAAIEGSWLGAWGVERLLWDVIIFKKIRSVLGGNIRMMLCGGAPLSGDTQRFINICMGAPIGQGYGLTETCAGAAFSEADDTSVGRVGPPLPCCYIKLVSWEEGGYTTSDTPMPRGEVVVGGATVTAGYFNNEAKTKEVFKVDEKGMHWFYTGDIGRFHPDGCLEVIDRKKDIVKLQHGEYVSLGKVEAALMTNNYVDNIMVYVDPFHNFCVALVVPIKQALEKWAKESGISYEGFPDLCNKVEAVKEIQQSLSKVGKDAKLEKFEIPSKIKLMPDPWTPESGLVTAALKLKREQLKAKFKDELQKLYE; this is translated from the exons ATGATGGAAAAAATGGATGACCGCGTCTATTCTTCTATTTTCAAAGGCCAAGGCTCATATGGAATGGTTGGTGCTGTCCTTGTAGCCATAGCCGTGCCTTTTTTTCTGTCTGTGATACTTGTGGGGAAGAAAAAGGCGAAACAGAGAGGGGTTCCTGTACAGGTTGGTGGTGAGGCTGGTTTTGCAATGCGCAATTCTAGATTCGCCAAATTGGTTGAAGTTCCTTGGGAAGGAGCCACTACTGTGGCAGCTCTTTTTGAGCAGTCTTGTAAGAAGCATTCAAGGGAACGATTTCTTGGAACGAGAAAGCTAATTAGTAGGGACTTTGTTACTGCAAGTGATGGCAGGAAGTTTGAGAAGCTACACCTAGGAGAATATCAATGGGAGACATATGAGCAGGCCTTTGAACGCACTTGCAATTTTGCATCAGGAATTGTGAATTTAGGTCATGATGTGGATACTCGTGTTGCCATTTTCTCTGAGACTCGGGCGGAGTGGTTACTTGCCTTTCAG GGTTGCTTCCGGCAGAACATTACGATAATTACAATTTATGCTTCTCTAGGCGAGGGTGCCCTGATCCACTCACTCAATGAG ACCCAAGTATCAACTGTGATTTGCGATTCTAAGCAATTGAAGAAGTTGGCTGCAATAAGCTCGAGCCTAGAAACTCTAAAGAACATCATTTATTTTGAAGATGATGACACTGGAGGGGACTTAAACTCATCTGGAAATCTGAGCACTTGGAAGGTTACTCCTTTTTCTGAGGTGGAAAAATCGGGGAAAAGAAGTCCTGTTCTTCCAAGACTACCTATCAAGAAGGATATTGCAGTTATCATGTATACAAGTGGTAGTACAGGTCTACCAAAG GGAGTTATGATGACCCACGGTAACCTTGTAGCCACTGCTGCTGCAGTTATGCCAGTGATTCCAAACCTGGGAAGCAATGATGTTTTCTTGGCATACTTGCCTCTGGCTCATGTTTTTGAATTGGAGGCTGAG ATTGTCATGACTGCTGCAGGTGTTGCCATTGGTTATGGTTCGGCAATGACATTAACAGACACTTCTAACAAAATCAAGAAGGGAACCAAGGGAGATGCATCTGCGTTAGGGCCCACACTTATGACTGCAGTTCCAGCAATTTTAGATCGTGTTCGAGATGGAGTTTCAAAGAAG GTTGAGGAAAAGGGAGGTTTTGCTAAGAAACTTTTCAGTTTTGGATACAAGCGTCAGCTGGCTGCTATAGAAGGCAGCTGGCTTGGAGCCTGGGGAGTAGAGAGATTACTCTGGGatgtcatcattttcaaaaagataCGTTCTGTACTTGGGGGGAACATCCGGATGATGCTTTGTGGTGGAGCTCCTCTATCCGGTGATACACAACGATTTATCAACATCTGCATGGG GGCTCCTATTGGTCAAGGATATGGCCTCACAGAAACGTGTGCTGGAGCTGCTTTTAGCGAGGCGGATGACACTTCAGTTGGGCGTGTTGGTCCGCCACTTCCTTGTTGCTACATCAAG CTTGTTTCTTGGGAAGAAGGTGGGTACACGACATCTGACACCCCAATGCCTCGAGGAGAGGTTGTAGTAGGAGGCGCTACTGTCACTGCTGGGTACTTCAACAATgaagcaaaaacaaaagaggtGTTCAAG GTTGATGAGAAGGGCATGCACTGGTTCTATACTGGTGACATTGGACGATTTCACCCTGATGGATGCCTTGAAGTTATTGACAGAAAGAAGGATATAGTCAAACTTCAACATGGAGAGTACGTCTCCCTTGGCAAG GTTGAAGCAGCTTTGATGACAAACAACTATGTAGACAATATCATGGTATATGTAGATCCTTTCCACAACTTCTGTGTAGCTCTAGTCGTCCCCATAAAGCAGGCCCTTGAGAAATGGGCCAAAGAATCTGGCATCAGTTACGAAGGTTTTCCCGATTTGTGTAACAAAGTGGAAGCTGTAAAAGAGATCCAGCAATCTCTTTCGAAG GTGGGGAAAGATGCAAAACTAGAAAAGTTTGAAATTCCATCAAAGATCAAGTTGATGCCGGACCCCTGGACACCCGAGTCGGGATTGGTTACTGCTGCCCTCAAATTGAAGAGGGAACAACTGAAGGCCAAGTTCAAAGATGAGTTGCAGAAACTATACGAGTGA
- the LOC131328786 gene encoding uncharacterized protein LOC131328786 isoform X2 — protein sequence MHTLHLYPLGVYFYSHSRKKNMLANTSLISCNFSFPLKISTEVRIPTQNPNWKTSIPSRFLGLDSQRITISNFHKKGVLQTCRSSINTENSQDPVVDKEASLESEVVGNGSSNPGGEGGDWTTSFLLFLLWAGLMYYIFNLTPNQTPSRDEYFLRKLLNLKGDDGFRMNEVLVSLWYIMGLWPLAYSMLLLPTSRSSKSKIPVWPFLILSCFGGAYALLPYFVLWRPPPPPIEETELSRWPLNFLESKLTAGVSLAAGLGLIIYAGLANGEDWKEFFQYFKESKFIHATCIDFTLLATFAPFWVYNDMTARKWYDKGSWLVPVSLIPFLGPSLYLLLRPSLPAVPVSLSPTSSEEN from the exons ATGCACACTCTGCACCTTTATCCTCTCGGTGTATATTTCTATTCCCattcaagaaagaagaacaTGTTAGCCAACACGAGCCTCATCTCCTGCAACTTTTCCTTCCCGCTAAAAATTAGCACTGAAGTCAGAATCccaacccaaaacccaaattggAAAACCTCAATTCCTTCAAGGTTTCTTGGACTTGACAGTCAGAGAATCACTATCTCCAATTTCCACAAAAAGGGTGTGTTGCAAACATGTCGGAGTTCTATCAACACTGAAAATTCACAAGACCCAGTTGTGGATAAAGAAGCCTCTTTGGAGAGTGAGGTTGTTGGCAATGGGAGTAGTAATCCTGGTGGGGAGGGTGGGGACTGGACGACATCGTTTTTGCTTTTCTTGCTGTGGGCTGGACTCATGTACTATATCTTTAACCTCACCCCCAACCAGACCCCG TCAAGGGATGAATATTTCTTGAGAAAGCTTCTGAATTTGAAGGGGGATGATGGTTTCCGAATGAATGAAGTGCTTGTTTCACTGTGGTACATCATGGGTTTGTGGCCTTTAGCTTATAGTATGTTGCTGCTTCCGACATCTAGAAG CTCAAAAAGTAAAATTCCGGTCTGGCCATTCCTCATACTTTCATGCTTTGGCGGTGCATATGCTCTTCTTCCTTACTTTGTTCTTTGGAGACCACCACCTCCGCCTATTGAAGAAACTGAACTCAGCAGATGGCCTCTAAATTTTCTGGAATCGAAGTTAACTGCTGGG GTATCACTTGCTGCTGGACTTGGACTTATTATTTATGCAGGTTTAGCAAATGGGGAAGACTGGAAGGAGTTTTTCCAGTACTTTAAGGAGAGCAAATTT ATCCACGCCACCTGCATTGATTTTACCCTGCTAGCTACTTTTGCTCCTTTTTGGGTTTACAATGATATGACTGCTCGGAAATG GTATGACAAAGGCTCTTGGTTGGTTCCTGTGTCATTGATTCCATTCTTGGGTCCCAGTTTGTATCTTCTCCTGAGGCCTTCGTTACCGGCAGTTCCTGTTTCATTGAGCCCTACTTCTTCAGAAGAGAACTA A
- the LOC131328786 gene encoding uncharacterized protein LOC131328786 isoform X1, producing the protein MHTLHLYPLGVYFYSHSRKKNMLANTSLISCNFSFPLKISTEVRIPTQNPNWKTSIPSRFLGLDSQRITISNFHKKGVLQTCRSSINTENSQDPVVDKEASLESEVVGNGSSNPGGEGGDWTTSFLLFLLWAGLMYYIFNLTPNQTPSRDEYFLRKLLNLKGDDGFRMNEVLVSLWYIMGLWPLAYSMLLLPTSRSSKSKIPVWPFLILSCFGGAYALLPYFVLWRPPPPPIEETELSRWPLNFLESKLTAGVSLAAGLGLIIYAGLANGEDWKEFFQYFKESKFIHATCIDFTLLATFAPFWVYNDMTARKWYDKGSWLVPVSLIPFLGPSLYLLLRPSLPAVPVSLSPTSSEEN; encoded by the exons ATGCACACTCTGCACCTTTATCCTCTCGGTGTATATTTCTATTCCCattcaagaaagaagaacaTGTTAGCCAACACGAGCCTCATCTCCTGCAACTTTTCCTTCCCGCTAAAAATTAGCACTGAAGTCAGAATCccaacccaaaacccaaattggAAAACCTCAATTCCTTCAAGGTTTCTTGGACTTGACAGTCAGAGAATCACTATCTCCAATTTCCACAAAAAGGGTGTGTTGCAAACATGTCGGAGTTCTATCAACACTGAAAATTCACAAGACCCAGTTGTGGATAAAGAAGCCTCTTTGGAGAGTGAGGTTGTTGGCAATGGGAGTAGTAATCCTGGTGGGGAGGGTGGGGACTGGACGACATCGTTTTTGCTTTTCTTGCTGTGGGCTGGACTCATGTACTATATCTTTAACCTCACCCCCAACCAGACCCCG TCAAGGGATGAATATTTCTTGAGAAAGCTTCTGAATTTGAAGGGGGATGATGGTTTCCGAATGAATGAAGTGCTTGTTTCACTGTGGTACATCATGGGTTTGTGGCCTTTAGCTTATAGTATGTTGCTGCTTCCGACATCTAGAAG CTCAAAAAGTAAAATTCCGGTCTGGCCATTCCTCATACTTTCATGCTTTGGCGGTGCATATGCTCTTCTTCCTTACTTTGTTCTTTGGAGACCACCACCTCCGCCTATTGAAGAAACTGAACTCAGCAGATGGCCTCTAAATTTTCTGGAATCGAAGTTAACTGCTGGG GTATCACTTGCTGCTGGACTTGGACTTATTATTTATGCAGGTTTAGCAAATGGGGAAGACTGGAAGGAGTTTTTCCAGTACTTTAAGGAGAGCAAATTT ATCCACGCCACCTGCATTGATTTTACCCTGCTAGCTACTTTTGCTCCTTTTTGGGTTTACAATGATATGACTGCTCGGAAATG GTATGACAAAGGCTCTTGGTTGGTTCCTGTGTCATTGATTCCATTCTTGGGTCCCAGTTTGTATCTTCTCCTGAGGCCTTCGTTACCGGCAGTTCCTGTTTCATTGAGCCCTACTTCTTCAGAAGAGAACTA G